The sequence GTACAAaacaaattacaaaaaatgaaCTGATCGgcttaataaataattgatttcgTCCcaactttttaataaaaaaaaaaaattagttaatAATCCTAAAATTctctttttataataaataataataataataataataataataataataataataataataataataataataataataattataagatgaaaaaaattaaaataaaattaaaataaaaagaaataaataggacaacaaaaacaattttcTAACTATGGCTTGGGTATATACTAATATTtggtaattaaaatttatttttatttttataaacattTTCTAAGGAATTAATAGATAGTATCatcatatttaattaaaatttgaattattattttcaaatttaattaaaatatggtAAATCTCTATTGAGTGGTCTAGATGGCATTATTCTAATGTCCATTACATTTtctgaatcatcatcaattttcTGAGTTATACACCTTGATTGAACAAGTTCATAATCTTCTCCATTGCATTCAACTTTTCCACTAttgatttcaaaattttcattactCCAAAGTTTACCATCTGTTTTATATTGAATAAAACGAATAAAAAGAGGTGGTGGAAAGATCATTGGAGTTGGTAATGTGATTgctaaaaattatttttaaatgttggattgaaataaatatttaaataaacaaaattggatatattatttcaatttattataaataatttaccttTTCCACTTATTGTTGATTCtccatcattatttttaattatcattttatatCTGTTagcattttcaatttttttttttttgtttatttgatttttatatttattaaaaaaaagggtaataagaaaaaagaaaaattaaaaaaaaaaaaaaaaaaaaacattaaaaattacCCAATATAAAAGAGAGATTTGGATCACTTCcctatttatttaaaaaacgaTGTTAATTGTATATTAAAatcggtttttttttttttttttttttttttacccaaGTTTGACCTTCTAATTTATAATCAATTACACGAAACCAAAATTGTGGTGGAATTTTTTGTTGTGATCAAATTGAAGATgctataataaaaaaaaatattagagttataaaaaattaaagaatatataatttgaatattattatcactgtTGATCCTCCATTGTAACTATTTGTGATTTTAATATCTGTTggcatttaaatttttttttttttaatatgaaattgatattttttttttttttttgatttggaattttttttttttttttttttttttttttttttttgtgtaggtttttaatctttttaaattggttttttttttttttttttaatgtatttatttattttttttttatttttttatattaaaaccaaaaaaaccACCTCTGTTTGGTTATCGAACCaaatccaaaataaaaataaaaataaaaaatgaaaaaaaaataaaaatagtgataatgaaaaaaaaaaaaataaaaaatatcatgATTTTTGGAacgataatttttttttttctttttttttttcttttcaccatttttttaacttcaaataataaatttaattgaggaattttatgaaatttttttttttaattctaaatttagCTTCCTCGTTTTTTTTACTTCAAAATGAtcaaaataaagtttttttttttttttttttttatttaaattaaacaaaaaaataagggACCCTCCCTTTGGGtaggaaataaaaaagaggCCAGCTCCGCATTAAATTACTTTTGACGATGATGTTTTTAtcttacaaaaaaaataaaaaaaaaaaatcaatttttttttgagtttttttaaaaaattataattcatGACATTTGCTTTTCATttccatttatttttttaaaatatctatttttccgaccaaagattttttttttccgaCCGATGATTATTTgcactcaaaaaaaaaaaaaaaaaaaaaaaaattggaccCAGGGTtgttaatatttgaatattgtTAAATGTTGGAtagaaaaatatttttagtattttttttttttttcatttttttttttttttttttttaatattaaaaatcattttgtataattaattaaaatgaataaaaattttgttttgtatttattttattttatttttttaaattattgtaaTAGTCAATCATTGAACATAACAGATATTTCAGAAGCAAATTCGTATATAGTATATCCTGATTCATCAAATTCACAAACttgttcttttaattttaaattttttatccaaactgttaatataataaattattctggaagttcattttcatttttattatctaaatCTTTTGTTTTGGATACATCATCATTTATAACTAAAGATGGTCATGCATATGCATCTTTTAATGGTTTAAATTTGCCATTAGGAAATGATAGTCTAATATTAACATCAACTTATGAAAATTCAGATGGTAttaaaattcaacaaaattaTTCAATATCTTATAAATGTGAATGTTTGTATTTGCCccattaaattaattaatttaatattttaaaaaattatttaaattgctaatttttttttttaaaagtaattgaatttaattctttgGGTTATAAGGttttattaacaaataattttaaaaaatctaaatcaGGAATGAATGGAATTATTCAATTTACaggattaaaaaataaactaaaatCATTAAGTTCGAGTGGGGGAATTTTCAATGTCAAACCAACATTTCCAAAtagtttttcattttctgattatcaatttcaaaatttaacaaaagaaaatataatttcacttttatttaataatggtaataatattacagtAAAATTTCCATCATCATTTAGTTCATGtaggtattttttttttatttttttttgaacttgcacttttcattttttttttttatttttttatttttttttatttaaaaatttcaaaaaataattaatcctcgtttaattttattattttttagattatAATGTTGATGAAAGCAATTCAAAAGTTGTAATTTATCCAAGTGAAAGCACAAATATAATTGAATATGGATATGACAATTCTCCACTTTATTCAgttacaataaataaaaccagTGTTGATTATGAACCTTATATTCAAGTTAATAATGGGTTTAGCAACTATTCTCAAATAACACCAATATATCAAAATGACAAAACTGTAACATATTTAGGTCAACTTATTAATTCAGCAccttcaaaattatcaatttattcagagtttaataattctttaataaaaatctatgaaacaccaattttaaatattacaagtaagtattttaaaatatatctttataaatgaattttaatagtaatgataataatttttattattataattttatttagaatTTAGTAAAGAACCTTTTGTTCCAAATCCATTTATTGTTACATACTTTAATAGTGatggtatttttttattaaattcatcaatgTTTACAATTACCAcatcaaatcaatttaatttcttaacAACAACCTATTCATTTGGTTTATTCACAAAAGATTTTCAATGGCCATTTGGTTTTGGaagtggtaataattttaattataatgtATCCGCTTCATTTTTGAGATACAAGGCTCTCATTAGTTCACCAAAAGTTTTTACTGTTGATAAAACAAATCTAATCaacattaattcaaatataagtatgtatataatttattataaataaatttaaaataataattaataataataatatttaaattttttaatattaatatatatttttattatattattattattattatcattaaaacataaactgttttttttttaaaaaaaaaaaaaaaattatagttGCACCAACTGTAAATGCaccaattcttttaaaatttgaatgggttcatttattttcaggaaattatttattaaaatttaggGTAAAAGATAATGGATATGAAGCATTTGTTGGTATTGGTGATGTCAATACAATTGCATTAAGATATGAATCAATGATAGATAGTGAAAGTATAGGTGATGAAATTGTATTTGCAGCAGTTATAGATACATACAGATATCCAATTGACAAATTTATTGTATTCGATAGATTGGGACAAACAGAAACATATTCAATCGGTCAATATTATTCAGTTAATccacttttaaaaattgattcattttatgaaaataataataaaaataataataataataataacttattacttattaataatattacattttttaataattttatcgatataataaataaatcagtTGATAATGTAGTTTATTTTACATATAATGGAGGTAGAAtggataatgatgaaaaaccAATTGGATTTATGTTAATGGACGTAGTTACATTAGTAAAGAATAGTAAATACCATTTCAACAGTTCAACACTATACTTTTCAACTTGGAattcaacaatatcaatgtatcaaattaaatttaaaatacctGCAAATACCCAACCTGGTCATATTCCATATAGATTCTTTATCAACTCTTATTCAACACCTTTAGATAGTGAATTCTTACCATCATCTGCACAACTATATGTAACATTATCAAGTAAGTATCTATAATATAGGTATAAATACAATTTATCAATagttttcaatattattattattattattattattattattattattattattattattattattattattattattattattattattattgaatctACAGATTTCGATGGATATGGACCAATATTTAGTAATATTGAAAAGgttaattcaacaaatgaaTTTGGTTGGAAATTTACAATAGATGATCCAATTAATGGTTTTGATTATGCTGATATTATAGTTAGAGGTGAAATGGATAGTTCAACTTATAAATTCCATTTAACAACTCAAAATTTAACAAGAggtgataaatttaatggtgattatcaaattaatataacTTTACCAAGTAAATGTGCATctcaaaattatattatcacACAAGTTAAATTATATGATACTCAAGGTATTGGTTGCTACTTTTCAGTATCTGAATCATTTGTAGGTGGTGGTGTTAATAAcccatttataaattatttattagactcaacaataaataaattatataaaaagtgTAGTGGTGAAAATGATGGTATCGATAGTTCACCACCAATTTTAACATTATTTACACCACAAGTAGCTATTCCTGCAGATGGACATATGGAAGTATATTTCTCATTTGAAGCAACTGATTACGAAAGTGGATTAAAAGATCTTCAATATCCAATGGTTTACGTTGAAGCAAttgaatttcaaatatttgaatgtgaaacaattattaaatcaaagaaTATCACCTCTGCAACCTATCAATGTTACGTTTACTTACCAAGAGGTGTATTGTACACTTCAGAAATTACATTCAGTGTTTAtggattaattaataatggtggttgtTATGGTGGTTATTCAAGCGACTCACTAAGAATTCTATTCCCGTATAAGTTTTCAATGAAAGCAGTATCATCAGGACTTGCTAAAAGGTTAGATATCTATAGAGTTTCTCAAATTACAACAAGTGGTGGCGAATTATGGATAATAGGTGCTGGTTTCTTTTCTTCAAATCTTGtagtattaattaaatattatggTGAATCAACATTTACACAAACATCAATACCAACTATAAGTTATCCAAATGCAATGTTAATCAATGATGTCAAACCAACTGATAAACCATTCATTATCAAAGTACAAGAAGCtttcttttcaaatgaattcaCTGTTTATCCATTAGTATTTGATATTCGTTTTGTACCACCAATTCCAACAGAATTACCAACAGAATCCCCAACACCAaatccatcatcatcatcttcttcaataGACTCGTCATCGTCAACACctacatcatcaccaatacCAACGAATAAACCTCAAACATGTTTAGGTGAACCATTATGTGGTGGATCAAAACAAGGATATTGTTCATCAAGTGGATGTGTTTGTTATCCACCTTGGATTGGTAATGATTGTAATTCACAAGTTATAATTATACCACAACCATCAACAAATACATCACAACCATCAACTGAATTACCAATTATCGATAACAATAATCAAACATCAAATAgtacaaattatttattcaaatcaTTGATTTCAATTGTATCATTAAGAGAATtagattttaattcaaattaagTTAATTTATATACATTTGATAAATGGATTTAtacaccaattaataatattaaaagtcAATACTTTACAAGTATTCAAAGTGGTGatacaaaatcaacaaatacaTTAACAACCAATATTACTGTAACTTTAGAATGGTTCAATCAAACAACAATCATTCAAtttgcaaataataatataacaatGAATCCATCAAGTATTAAAtatacaattgaaattacagaatataaatttttaaatcaattaaatagtCTTCAACTTGTAATGTCAGCATTATTCGAATCATCAACTTCCAAAGATACTTGTTCATTAAAAGTATTTGGAGATACAAGCGATGGTGATAATTCAAACttctttaaaattcaaattgatGATCATTCACTTTATGGTAGATTCATTAAAAGAGCAATCATCGATTCAAAAGTatcttcaattgaaaatcaattattagattCAAAAATGAACTCAATTCAAACATCATCAATATCACAATCATTCATTGGTATTACAATACCAAATTATAAacaatcaataattattgaTCCAGACTTTTCAGTATTAGTAGATAGTAAACCAgtatcaaataatgataataattcaatttgtacatcaaataaatcaaaactaACAAGTTCTCAACTCgctggtattattattggttccGTTGCTTTTGCTGCTGTCGTTGTTGTTGCAGCttcttattttattataaaaaagtgGAAAGAcgataaatttgtaaaaacatttaatagaaaattaaaaaaactatcataattaacaaataaaaaatactgtgtattaattttttaaaagtttattcCTTTTTAAAAGGAGtagtttaaataaagatttttaaataattaattttttctatggaattatttaaataaaatttttaaaaaaaatatatttaactagtggattttatttatttttaaattgttttaattgtctTAGAGTTTTTTtgaattactttttttaaaaaataagaaagaAACTGATACAATAACAACACAACAgataattcatttgaaaagaattttgaattttcttgTACTTTGATAATGAATGGTTTTTCAGTTGGTTTGACATCATTAATTAACATTGTATTTGGATAAATTATAGTAGGTATTGATGTTTGTGTAAAGGTTGATTCACCATGATATTTAATTAAGACTACaagattatttcatttaatttttttgtatCTACTCTATGCAAAatagtatttaaaaaaaagaattgatGTTAAGTTGgtggtaaattaaaatttctttgtATGCTGGAAATTGAGATTCTCtaactttttaatttgaaattataattggtataataataaaacttgggaaacttaattttaattatctaTATGTTGAATGAATACTTTAACATCAGCCTCACTTAAATACTTCCCAGAGGTGGTAAATTTGGTGTTGATtgcaattaattattaaaaaaaattttttttttttttttttaaaaaatatttactaaCATAATCCacttttcaatttcataaaccaatttcatttttttaaatctgaCAACACTgtttaaaactttttgatTGCCAAACTCTTTTTCTATATGGTTACCAAAAATCAAAGTGAGTGGTCCatgatttttttaacattatgGGTACAGTTTATTTTGAGCATTAAAATAACAGCAGTAATGTACTCGAATTTGaaaccaattaatttttaagataatGGAAATTGTGTGATAGTTTGAAATTcgaataaatttaatttggttGCCATAGTGTTTAAGTCAATAACAGGAaggatgattttaaaattaccattaccTTTACTATTTTGTGTGATGATGTGACCGCCATATGATAATTCTTGGATTGATTTACCACATATACAATAACATAATAATGTTTCCAAAGTTTCATCATTGAAGCCACCAATTCTCATTCTTTGAATACGTTTTTTGAGTGAAAATCCAAATTTGGATACCATTTGAATTGAAACCGATTCATTTTCTATATCTATCAATGCATCTGAACCGTAACTATTAAAATGTTCTCTTTGttttattgaattaaaatgatCATCTAAATCAGATATCAAATATTCCAAGTATCTTGGAACAATACCAAGATCGATAaccattattttaaaaaaattattatctaattgtggaaaatatttaacattatttttaatttttaattttgatgacTCATATGATAAtggtttaatatttatattctCTATCTCCCATTTTGATAAAACGATCTCTAATGAATCGGAATTGGTTCCAGTTAAAAATGGtatgatgaaaatattgttattgtgtgcgtttgatttattaattttattacctGTACATTTGAATGTTCCTAATGCctatatcatttttttaacgAAATTATCATATTGACTACCAAATCCTTTTGCATATTGGTGTGCCATTTGAAATTCATCAATATGAATGAAAATTGCTAATGGTTTGGTTTGATCAGTTCtattttttacaatattCAGTAAcgtatcatttaaattaaataatttattttcatttccatttaatttatttaattttgaattagaaaaagaaagaccTAAAACTGATCTTGAATAACCTTTTACATAATACAATTTCATCTGAATGATTTAAATCTTCAGCAACTAAAGCATCACCTCCACCATTGAAATCCATTGATATGAAAATACATTCTTTCATTATATCATTTAATGATACATAAAAAAAGGTTgggaaattttttatttttcaccaaaaaaaaaaaaaaaaaaaaaaaaaaatgaatacaTACTCGAACAGGGTTTAACTAAATCTTGAGTTAtatgttcttttttttgaatgcTTTGAAAAAGTGAGGGTAAATctaaaacttttattttaattagaacaaggttatttatattttaaaaatttaaaaaatttttacttACTTGGGTAAACACTTTGAGGAGCTATTTCTGGAAATTTTTCATTGGACTCAACATACTTAAAACTTTTATAATCGGAATGTGTGAgaaaaattttgataaatcttggatcaaaatttaatttttcgccaattaaaacttgaaaagagtaatagtaatttattttatctttaaatcaaatagtGAAAGTAaactctttattatttttacataaatgtaattaaagtttcatttttcatttgtaaataaaaaataataataaagggggaaataattaatagagtttttataaaaaaaaaaaaaaaattaatattgtgCGTTTTTAGcaaattaattgttgaagggaattttttttgaaatttcgcTTTCTAAACGGTGTACACTAAAAAAATTCACCCAAgtcaaacaaaaaaaaaaaaaaaaaaaataaaaaaaataaaaaaagggttTAAACTCactataaaatattaaaaaactttcCAAGTTAATCATtatgaatatttatttgtttttaattttaaaaatttaaaactacacaataaaaatgtttt comes from Dictyostelium discoideum AX4 chromosome 2 chromosome, whole genome shotgun sequence and encodes:
- a CDS encoding EGF-like domain-containing protein, with amino-acid sequence MNKNFVLYLFYFIFLNYCNSQSLNITDISEANSYIVYPDSSNSQTCSFNFKFFIQTVNIINYSGSSFSFLLSKSFVLDTSSFITKDGHAYASFNGLNLPLGNDSLILTSTYENSDGIKIQQNYSISYKCELIEFNSLGYKVLLTNNFKKSKSGMNGIIQFTGLKNKLKSLSSSGGIFNVKPTFPNSFSFSDYQFQNLTKENIISLLFNNGNNITVKFPSSFSSYYNVDESNSKVVIYPSESTNIIEYGYDNSPLYSVTINKTSVDYEPYIQVNNGFSNYSQITPIYQNDKTVTYLGQLINSAPSKLSIYSEFNNSLIKIYETPILNITKFSKEPFVPNPFIVTYFNSDGIFLLNSSMFTITTSNQFNFLTTTYSFGLFTKDFQWPFGFGSGNNFNYNVSASFLRYKALISSPKVFTVDKTNLININSNIIAPTVNAPILLKFEWVHLFSGNYLLKFRVKDNGYEAFVGIGDVNTIALRYESMIDSESIGDEIVFAAVIDTYRYPIDKFIVFDRLGQTETYSIGQYYSVNPLLKIDSFYENNNKNNNNNNNLLLINNITFFNNFIDIINKSVDNVVYFTYNGGRMDNDEKPIGFMLMDVVTLVKNSKYHFNSSTLYFSTWNSTISMYQIKFKIPANTQPGHIPYRFFINSYSTPLDSEFLPSSAQLYVTLSNFDGYGPIFSNIEKVNSTNEFGWKFTIDDPINGFDYADIIVRGEMDSSTYKFHLTTQNLTRGDKFNGDYQINITLPSKCASQNYIITQVKLYDTQGIGCYFSVSESFVGGGVNNPFINYLLDSTINKLYKKCSGENDGIDSSPPILTLFTPQVAIPADGHMEVYFSFEATDYESGLKDLQYPMVYVEAIEFQIFECETIIKSKNITSATYQCYVYLPRGVLYTSEITFSVYGLINNGGCYGGYSSDSLRILFPYKFSMKAVSSGLAKRLDIYRVSQITTSGGELWIIGAGFFSSNLVVLIKYYGESTFTQTSIPTISYPNAMLINDVKPTDKPFIIKVQEAFFSNEFTVYPLVFDIRFVPPIPTELPTESPTPNPSSSSSSIDSSSSTPTSSPIPTNKPQTCLGEPLCGGSKQGYCSSSGCVCYPPWIGNDCNSQVIIIPQPSTNTSQPSTELPIIDNNNQTSNINLYTFDKWIYTPINNIKSQYFTSIQSGDTKSTNTLTTNITVTLEWFNQTTIIQFANNNITMNPSSIKYTIEITEYKFLNQLNSLQLVMSALFESSTSKDTCSLKVFGDTSDGDNSNFFKIQIDDHSLYGRFIKRAIIDSKVSSIENQLLDSKMNSIQTSSISQSFIGITIPNYKQSIIIDPDFSVLVDSKPVSNNDNNSICTSNKSKLTSSQLAGIIIGSVAFAAVVVVAASYFIIKKWKDDKFVKTFNRKLKKLS